A genomic window from Algoriphagus sp. Y33 includes:
- a CDS encoding PLP-dependent aspartate aminotransferase family protein: MKLETLAIHGGNIVSDSEKPVIQPITLSTTFIHQPESMIYARANNPNRHSLERLLAALEKGADAAAFSSGNAAGVAVFQALEPGSHLIAPEDMYHGLKNAILSLFKGVLEATFVDMNDLAEVENAFKSNTKLVWVETPSNPLLKITDISAVGRLAKEKGAILACDNTFATPVFQNPIDFGADIVMHSSTKYFGGHSDIMGGALITRETSPFWEKVKNVQISGGAVPSPMDCYYLCRSIKTLPYRMKGHAEHAIVLANFLSSHDRVERVYYPGLKTHPGHLIAANQMTGFGGLLSFQVKGDAADADRVISKLKYFTNATSLGGVESLIERRAASEGPDTLTPQNLIRVSVGLEHLYDLLEDMENGLR; this comes from the coding sequence ATGAAACTAGAAACGCTCGCCATTCACGGAGGAAATATTGTCTCTGATTCCGAAAAGCCAGTTATACAGCCGATCACGCTCAGCACGACTTTTATTCATCAGCCCGAGTCGATGATCTATGCCAGGGCTAATAACCCAAACCGCCATTCACTGGAGCGATTGCTGGCAGCATTGGAAAAAGGTGCCGATGCAGCTGCTTTTTCTTCCGGAAATGCAGCTGGAGTTGCGGTTTTTCAAGCACTGGAACCGGGATCACACTTGATTGCGCCTGAGGATATGTATCATGGCTTGAAAAATGCGATTCTTTCTCTTTTCAAAGGTGTGCTGGAAGCCACTTTCGTTGATATGAACGATTTGGCAGAGGTAGAAAATGCCTTCAAATCCAACACAAAATTAGTTTGGGTGGAGACACCTTCCAATCCCTTGCTAAAGATTACTGATATCAGTGCTGTGGGAAGACTGGCTAAGGAAAAAGGAGCTATTCTAGCATGTGATAACACCTTTGCCACTCCTGTTTTTCAAAATCCAATTGATTTTGGTGCTGATATCGTGATGCATTCAAGCACCAAGTATTTTGGAGGACATTCAGATATTATGGGTGGAGCGTTGATTACCAGAGAGACTTCGCCATTTTGGGAAAAAGTGAAAAATGTACAAATCTCTGGCGGAGCGGTTCCTTCGCCAATGGATTGTTATTATCTATGTAGAAGTATCAAGACGCTGCCTTATCGAATGAAAGGTCATGCTGAGCATGCGATTGTTTTGGCTAATTTTCTTTCCAGCCACGATCGCGTAGAAAGGGTTTATTATCCTGGATTGAAGACTCATCCAGGACATTTGATAGCTGCTAACCAGATGACGGGATTTGGAGGTTTATTGTCTTTCCAGGTCAAAGGGGATGCCGCGGATGCAGATCGTGTGATTTCCAAACTTAAATACTTTACCAATGCAACCAGCCTTGGAGGAGTGGAAAGTCTGATTGAGCGCAGGGCTGCAAGTGAAGGTCCAGATACCTTGACTCCCCAGAATTTAATCAGAGTGTCAGTAGGATTGGAGCATTTGTATGATCTGCTGGAGGATATGGAAAACGGGCTGAGATAA
- a CDS encoding DUF4293 domain-containing protein: protein MIQRLQSVFLFLVAVAMGLTLGLDLWVQEVADSGEIWDLNALFLEQRSAAGEVLQTSSNWYIAALASFVGLLAIISIFQYRNRGRQMMINMMNSLLMVGLVAIVFLITNSQNTELAATDNGEYQIGFWAILVAMVCNMLANRFIRKDEALIKSVDRIR, encoded by the coding sequence ATGATCCAGCGCTTACAATCAGTTTTCCTTTTCCTCGTGGCTGTTGCCATGGGATTGACTTTGGGCTTAGACCTTTGGGTACAAGAAGTAGCAGATTCCGGAGAAATATGGGATCTCAATGCTTTGTTTTTGGAGCAGAGAAGTGCTGCCGGGGAGGTGCTTCAGACGTCCTCTAATTGGTATATTGCTGCGCTGGCATCATTCGTAGGGCTTTTGGCTATTATTTCTATCTTCCAATATAGAAATCGGGGTAGACAGATGATGATCAATATGATGAATTCTTTGTTAATGGTAGGCCTGGTCGCAATTGTTTTTTTAATCACGAATAGTCAGAATACAGAACTGGCTGCTACTGATAACGGTGAGTACCAAATTGGCTTCTGGGCGATTTTGGTAGCAATGGTATGTAATATGCTTGCCAATCGATTTATCAGAAAAGATGAAGCCTTGATCAAATCAGTGGATAGAATCAGGTAA
- a CDS encoding RNA polymerase sigma factor — protein sequence MNVQKLDSNLISKVLRGDRSAQFQLFEQTKGMLYTTCYRIVNDEDEANDVLQDSYVEIFQKINALKHPEALIGWMKTITVRKAILQSKKKIHFEPIENVEMESNEAFDSWFDAEMLDQAILSLPAGARAVFLLLSVEGYSHKESAEMLGISESTSKSQLHYAKALLKKRITKLLQV from the coding sequence ATGAATGTTCAAAAGCTAGACTCAAACCTGATATCCAAAGTCCTCCGAGGAGACAGATCCGCGCAGTTTCAGCTTTTTGAACAGACCAAAGGCATGCTTTATACTACTTGCTATAGGATAGTGAACGATGAGGATGAAGCAAATGATGTGCTTCAGGATTCTTACGTGGAGATTTTCCAAAAAATCAATGCGCTAAAGCATCCGGAAGCACTAATTGGTTGGATGAAAACGATCACAGTTCGTAAGGCGATTTTACAGAGTAAAAAGAAAATCCACTTCGAACCGATAGAAAATGTAGAAATGGAATCAAATGAGGCCTTTGATTCTTGGTTTGATGCAGAGATGCTCGATCAGGCTATTTTGAGTTTACCGGCAGGAGCCAGAGCAGTATTTCTGCTTTTGTCAGTGGAAGGATATTCCCATAAAGAGTCCGCAGAAATGTTGGGGATTTCCGAGAGTACTTCCAAGTCCCAGTTGCATTATGCTAAGGCACTGTTGAAAAAGCGAATTACTAAACTACTGCAAGTATGA